The sequence below is a genomic window from Mycobacterium spongiae.
GCGCGTCGCGGTGCGGCCATGCGGCGGCGACGCCAATCAAGGTCGGAGCACAGCATCGCAGCTCGCCGGCAGATCCAGCAGGCGCGGATCGAGTTGTTCCACTGCGCACGCGATCGGTGCTCGTCAGTGCGCAGCGAGTTGCGTGAGCGCAGCGCGGTGTTGTCCCGACGGGGCATGGCCGGGTTCACCGAGCAGGTGCGCAGCCGAGTCGAGGATGTTGTCGTTGAGGTGAACGAGGCCACCGACGCCTGCCTCGCAGGTGTGGCGCAGGGTTTGGGCGTGCCGATGCAGCTGCCGGCCATCGCGAAGCTTCCAACGGTCGCGCTCTCGGCTCCAACGCTGAATTCGCGACGGGTGGAAAGCCGGCTGATGATGCTACTTGGCGCTGGCTTCGGACTGGGTGTGGCGCTGACGTTGAGCAGGGTAGTGGTCGGTCTGGCCCCGGGACTGCGCACCGCGGCGCCCCCCGGACTCGCGGCAGCGGGGACCGTGGCGTGCGTTGCGATCGGGCTGGCGGCGACGGTCTGGGTGGTCACTACCCGGAGTCTGCTGCGAGATCGTGCCGATGTGGACCGCTGGGCGGCCGATGCGGTGACATCGCTGCGGGCCGTTGCCGAGCGGCTCGTTGCCAGTCGAGTCCTGGCGGCCGAGGCGGCGGTGGGCGTCGCGGTGAGTGCCCGAGATGAGTCCGAGGATGCCCTGTTGGCCGATCAGCTGGCCATCATCGACAGCGAACTTCGCGACCATGCAGTCGCCGCGGCCCGGGCCGCGGCGCGCTGCGACCTGGAGCTGCCGATGCTCCGCGACGCACTGTCTGCCGTGCGTGCCGAACTGGGTGATCCTGGCACGGGCAATCGCACTCTCACCCGCACCGCGCTACCGGATGTGACCTAGCGCAGCGCAGTTATGGCCTCGTCGGGCGCGTTTAGCTCGCGGCAACCCAAAGCGCGATCCGCGGCGACGGGCGGGATGCGCGAGCGCAAGATTGTGCCAGTTCGGACGCCTTCTGAATCGTTGTTGTGAGCAGGCTTATACCCGCCCGAACCGTCCCCGGCAAGTGATGCGCGATAACCTTGTGTAAAAGCGACACCGCGTGGGCACTTGTATGCGCGACTGCATAGCTGGCTCAGACGCAACGATGAGAACCCGATGACTAGCAGGAGAGTTTAATGACCGCAGCGACAACCCCCGGTCTGGACACCGCGCCGACGAATCACCAGGGGCTGCTGTCCTGGGTAGCCGAGGTCGCCGAACTTACCCAGCCTGACCGGGTGGTTTTCGCAGACGGCTCCGAGGAAGAGTTTCAACGACTCTGCGCTCAGTTGGTCGATGCCGGCACCTTCATCCGGCTCAACGAAGGCAAGTACCCGAACTCCTACCTCGCATTATCCGATCCGTCCGATGTTGCACGGGTGGAGTCGCGTACGTTCATCTGCTCTGAGAACGAGATCGACGCTGGTCCGACGAACCACTGGATGGACCCCAGCGAAATGCGGTCCGTGATGACGGACCTGTACCGGGGCTGCATGCGCGGTCGCACCATGTATGTGGTGCCGTTCTGCATGGGCCCCCTCGGCGCCGAGGACCCCAAGCTCGGAGTGGAGATCACCGACTCCGAGTACGTGGTGGTTTCGATGAAGGTGATGACCCGCATGGGCAGCGCCGCACTGGAGAAGATGGGAGACGACGGGTTCTTCGTCAAGGCGTTGCACTCGGTCGGCGCCCCGCTGGAGTCGGGCCAAGCAGACGTGTCGTGGCCCTGCAACGACACCAAGTACATCACTCACTTCCCGGAGACTCGCGAAATCTGGAGCTACGGCTCCGGCTACGGGGGCAACGCGCTGCTGGGCAAGAAGTGCTACTCGTTGCGTATCGCCTCGGCGATGGCCCGTGATGAGGGCTGGCTAGCCGAGCACATGCTGATCCTGAAGCTGATTTCGCCCGAGAACAAGGCGTACTACATCGCGGCGGCCTTTCCGTCGGCGTGCGGCAAGACCAACCTGGCGATGCTTCAGCCCACCATCCCCGGATGGCGCGCCGAAACCCTGGGCGACGACATCGCCTGGATGCGGTTCGGCAAGGACGGCCGGTTGTACGCCGTCAACCCGGAGTTTGGCTTCTTCGGCGTGGCACCGGGCACCAACTGGGACTCGAACCCGAACGCGATGCGCACGATCGCCGCTGGTAACACGGTTTTCACCAATGTTGCGCTCACCGACGACGGTGAAGTGTGGTGGGAGGGCCTCGAGGGCGACCCGCAGCATCTCACGGACTGGAAGGGCAACGACTGGTACTACCGGGAGACGGAAACCACCGCGGCTCACCCGAACGCCCGATACTGCACACCGATGTCGCAATGCCCCATTCTGGCGCCCGAGTGGAATGATCCCCAGGGCGTGCCGATTTCGGCGATTCTGTTCGGTGGCCGCCGCAAGACCACCGTTCCGCTGGTCACCCAAGCGCGCGACTGGCAGCATGGCGTGTTCATCGGTGGCACGCTGGGCAGCGAACAAACCGCGGCCGCCGAGGGCAAGGTCGGCAACGTCCGCCGCGACCCGATGGCCATGCTGCCGTTCATGGGCTACAACGTCGGCGACTACATCCAGCACTGGATTGACGTCGGCAAGAACTCCGACGAGTCCAAGCTGCCGCAGATCTTCTTCGTCAACTGGTTCCGCCGCGGGGACGACAATCGCTTCCTCTGGCCAGGCTTCGGCGAGAACAGCCGGGTACTGAAGTGGATCATCGACCGCATCGAGCACCAGGCCGGCGGCGTTAGCACGCCGATCGGAACCGTTCCGGCTGTCGAGGACCTCGACCTGAGCGGGTTGGATGCCGATGTCGCCGACGTGGCGGATGCGTTGGCGGTCGATGTCGACGAATGGCGCCAAGAGCTGCCACTGATCGAAGAGTGGCTGGAGTTCATCGGTGAGAAGCTGCCGACCGGGATCAAGGACGAGTTCGACGCGCTGAAGCATCGCCTGGACGAGTCTCACTAGACCAGTCGGGGCCGCCTGTAAGGCGCCCGGTCGGTCATGTGCTGCTGGGCACGCCGGGCATCCTGGCACGCAGCGAGCTCGAGAACGAATTCAACGCCAGGTGCGACCGGCCGCAGCCTGCGACGTACAGTCGGCCCATGCAGATTCGCCAGCACGTCGGCTCCGGCAAGCCAGCTGTGATCTTGCACCCATCGGGCGTGGTCATCGGCTTCGACGAGCTGGAAGCCCGGGCCAATCGGCTCGCGCATCGGTTTCGTGGCGCGGGTCTGCATGAGGGCGACACCATTGCGATCCTGATGGAGAACAACGAACACATGCACGCGGTCATGTGGGCGGCTCGCCGCAGCGGCCTGTACTACGTGCCGATCAACACCCATCTCACCGCTGCCGAAGCCGCCTACATCATCGACAACAGCAGTGCCAAAGCGATCATCGGTTCTGCGATGTTGCGCGACACCTGCGCAGGGCTGGCTGAGCATCTTCCGGGTGGGTTGCCGCGCTTGCTGATGATCGCGACAGCAGGTTCCGAGGACGGTCTGCCGGGCTGGGATCGCTACCCGGAATGCGTGGTCGACCAACCTGATAACCCGATCGACGACGAACTCGAAGGTGACCTGCTGCAATACTCGTCGGGCACCACCGGCCGACCCAAAGGGATCAAACGCGAACTGCCGCACGTCCCACCGGACGCGGCGGCGGGGATGATGTCGGTAATGGTTGGCGCCTGGATGGAACCCGACTCGGTGTATCTGAGCCCCGCTCCGCTGTACCACACCGCACCCTCGGTCTGGTCGATGAGCGTTCAGGCCGAGGGCATCACCACGGTGGTGATGGAGAAGTTTGACCCCGAAGGTGCGCTCGATGCCATCGCACGCCATCGGGTAACCCACGGCCAATTCGTGCCAGCCATGTTCGTCCGGATGCTGAAACTTCCTGAGGCCGTACGTCATTCGTATGACTTGTCCAGCCTCAAGCGGGTGATGCACGCGGCCGCGCCGTGTCCGGTGGAAATCAAGAGGCAGATGATCGACTGGTGGGGACCGATCGTCGACGAGTACTACGCATCCTCGGAAGCGATCGGGGCGACGATGATCACCGCCGAGGACTGGTTGGAGCATCCCGGTTCGGTCGGCAAACCCATGGAAGGCGCGGTCCATATCCTGGCGGAGGACGGTAGCGAGCTGCCGCCTGGGCAGGCGGGTGAGATCTATTTCGACGCCGGGTATTCGTTCGAATACCTCAACGACCCGTCGAAAACCGCTGCGGCGCGAGACAAGCACGGCTGGGCGACAGTCGGTGACGTCGGCTATCTCGACGGCGAGGGTTATCTGTTCTTGACTGACCGGCGCCACCACATGATCATCTCGGGCGGAGTGAACATCTATCCGCAAGAAGCTGAGAACCTTCTGGTCACCCACCCCAAGGTGCTCGACGCGGCAGTGTTCGGTGTCCCTGATGACGAGATGGGACAACGCGTCGTTGCTGCGGTGCAGACCGTCGAGGAGGCGGATGCCACCGAAGAATTCGCCGAAGAGCTATTGGGATGGATACGAGAACGCCTGTCGCACTTCAAGTGTCCTCGATCGATAGCGTTCGAGTCGCAGCTGCCGCGCACCGATACGGGCAAGCTCTACAAGAACGAGCTGATAAACAAGTATTCGGTGTAGCCGATGCTCCGGGTGATCGACCTGTCGAGCGTGCCGGAGCCCTACCCCGACATGGTATCGCCGGGCGTCGTTGTCGCGTTCGGCTCGGCGACTGACATGGCGTCGCCGTCGGCTGAATTCTGGCTGGAGAATGCGACTTTCACCCTCGTCGAGGGCCGCACTGCCGATCGGCGCGCGGTCACTGTCGAATCGGTGGCCGGGGCACTGGTCGAGCTGAAGCGGCGTTGTGAACGCTGGCCGCGGGCAAGTGCCGTGTGCGCCGACGTGTTGCGCGTCGTTGACCCGGGCGATCCCACGCTCACCGGGTTGGTCACCGAGTCACTGGCCTATTCGACCTTGCAGGCCGGACCGGAGTTCGCGCGGTGGCTTGACGAGCGCGGGCCGGTGCACCCACCCGACATCGCGGAACCGTTACTCGTTGACCGCGACGGTGACATTGTGCGGATCAGGTTCAACCGGCCGCAGCGTCACAATGCTTTTTCCGACGACGTGCGCGGTGCCCTCCTGGAGGCACTGACCGTTGCCGTGATGGACCCGGCGGTGACCGAAATCGTATTGAGCGGCAATGGTCCATCATTTTGCAGCGGCGGCGACCTTGCAGAGTTTGGCACTTTTGACGACCCGGCGTCGGCACATCTGGCCCGGACCCGGCACAGTCCCGGCCTGCTGCTCGACGCACTTACCGTCAGGCTTGGACCGGCCTGTCGTGCCGAGGTGCACGGCCAGGTGCTCGGCAGCGGGCTAGAGATGGCGGCGTTTTGCGGTTGGGTTGCGGCCAAGCCGGATTCAGTGTTCGGACTTCCTGAATTGAGTCTCGGGCTGATTCCCGGAGCCGGCGGTACCGTCAGCGTCACGCGCCGGATCGGGCGGTGGCGTACGGCCTATCTTGTGCTGTCCGGTCGAACTATCGATGTCGATACAGCGATGAGCTGGGGGCTCGTGGATGCAGCCGCCGGTGGGCGACGCCAAATGTGATGGCGATCAACGTAACAGGCGCGGTTCGCTCAGAAGTCGGAGTATGTGGTTTCGACTGTGGACGGGAGTTCGCTGACGGCAACCGCCAAGATCAAGACGTAAATCACCAGGGCGATCACGGCCAGGACGACGCCGGTGATCGCGCCGATGATGGCCCATTTCTTGGCGTTGGCCGACGCAGTCTGCGCTTCCGCGAAGCGGCCCTGAGCCCACAAACCGGACACTTTGGTCGAATACACGATCGAGACGATCCCAAATGGCAAACAGCACAGGACGGTGACCAGAATCGCCCAGACCAGGTAGTTGTCCGGCTCCTGCTGATAGCCCGGATATGCCGGCTGTTGGCCCCAACCGGGCTGCTGGGCCGGCCAACCGGGTTGCTGGCCCTGCCATTCCGGGGAGCTTCCGTACGGCCCTGGCGGATAGTTCATGGCACCCGACTTTCTTCCGCTTGCTGGTCTGCTCCCGCGCCGCATGCTTGCACCGAAGTCAGCAAATATACATGGCGGCATGCTGATGGTACTGGGCCTCGGCAAAGCGCCAACAGCCAGATCGCTGCCTGGCTGATCAGCCAACCAACAGTCAGCGTCCCTACGTTTCCCAGGACGCTGCCAGCGGACTCACCGAGGCGGTTCAGAGATTGGTTCTAGTGTCGAATGTCAGATAGGAGTCGACATTATGAACGTGGACCAGATCGTGAACGTGGACCAGGCGCGCATCGCGGCCCTCGAAGAATCCCAGGCGAAAATTCTGGCAGCGCTCGAGGTTATTGGCGGCACCCAACGTGTGCTTGCCGATGCGGTGCGCGAATACATCAACTCGATCGACTCCACGGTCCTTTCTGTCTCCTTCATAGCCCAGGACACCAACCACCGAACTCACGCAATTGAAGAATCCACGGCCGAGATCAAGGACCTGCTCGTCAGGGGTCCGTCAAGCCGCATTCCGGCCGGCCACCGCGAGGTGTGAAAACCCCTACGCGACGTCTATAACCCGCCTCGGGCCACCAGCTGTCGGGCGATCACGTTGCGCTGGATCTCGTTGGTACCTTCGCCCACGATCATCAACGGAGCGTCACGGAAATAGCGTTCGACGTCGTATTCGGTGGAGTAGCCATAGCCACCATGGATGCGTACGGCGTTGAGAGCGATCTCCATCGCGACCTCGGACGCGAATAACTTGGCCATCCCGGCCTCCATATCACAGCGCTGGCCGCTGTCATAGCGCTCGGCAGCGTATCGGGTGAGTTGGCGGGCCGCGGCGAGTTTGGTTGCCATGTCGGCCAGGTAGTTGCCGATTGACTGATGTTTCCAAATTGGCTGTCCGAAACTCTCCCGTTGTTGTGCGTAGTTGAGCGCGTCCTCCAGCGCTGCCGTCGCGACTCCCAGGGCCCGCGCGGCCACCTGGATGCGACCTGTCTCAAGTCCTTTCATCATCTGCGCAAAGCCCTTGCCCAGCTGGCCGCCGAGGACCGCCGTGGGGGGCACGCGAAGATTGTCGAACGACAACTCGCAGGCCTCGACGCCCTTGTAGCCCAGCTTGGGCAGGTCCCGTGACACCGTCAGTCCGGGGCCGGGTTCGACGAGCACGATCGAGATGCCGTAGTGGCGCGGTGTCGCGGTGGGGTCGGTCTTGCACAGCAACGCGATCAATCCGGAACGGCGCGCGTTGCTGATCCAGGTCTTCGACCCGTTGATCAACAGTCCGCCGCGGCCGTCGGGCAGGGCCGTGGTCGACATGTTCTGCAGGTCGGAGCCGCCGCCAGGCTCGGTCAATGCCATGGTGGCCCGCAGCTCCCCGGTGGCCATCGGCGGCAGATACGCCCGCTTTTGCTCCTCGGTGCCGAATAGCGTCAACAGCTTGGCGACCACCGTGTGCCCGCCCACTGCGCCGGCAAGGCTCATCCAGCCGCGTGCCAGCTCCTGAGTGACCTGGACATAGCACGGCATCGACACCGGTGACCCGCCGTAGTCCGCGCCGATGCCAATGCCGTAGATGCCGATGCGCTTCATCTGCTCGATCCACGCTTCGGGGTAGGTGTTGGCATGCTCGACCTCGCGAACGGTCGGTTTCACATCGCGGTCGATGAACGCCCGCACGGTAGCGACCAGCATGTCCTCATCGTCGCTCAGGTCGTTGTTCAACTGACCATTCATCTGCGCCACCTTGACGAGCCGGCAATATTGACCCCTGGTTGCACAGCCTGCCAGCATGTGGCGTTGTGACGCACAGCCACTCCGGGTACGCGGCCATACGCGAGGGCGGACCCTACTTCGACGACCTGTCCATTGGTCAGTTGTTCGACTGGGCGCCGGCGGTGACGCTGTCGTCGGGTTTGGCGGCCGCCCATCAATCGATCGTGGGCGACCGGCTGCGGATGGCTTGCGATGCCAATCTCAGCGCCGTAGTGACCGGCGAACCGGCAGCGCTGGCGCATCCGGGCCTGGTCTGCGACGTGGCGATCGGGCAGTCGACGTTGGTGACTCAGCGGGTCAAAGCCAACCTGTTCTACCGCGGACTCAGGTTCCATCGATTCCCGGTGATCGGCGACACGTTGTACACCCGCACCACGGTGGTCGGGTTACGCGCCAACAAAGCCAAGTCCGGCCGCGCGCCAACGGGACTGGCGGCGCTGCGGATGACGACCGTCGATCAGGCCGATCGTCTGGTCCTCGACTTTCACCGGTGCGCGATGCTGCCGGCGAGTCCCGACTGGCGCCACGAGGACGCCGAGCCCGGGGATGACCTAGCGACCATCGGCGCCGATGCCGCAACGCCGGCGGCCGATCCGACCGGGCACTGGGACGCGGCGGCCTTCCGGAAGCGGGTGCCCGGACCGCATTTCGCAGATCTTGGGGCCAGCCTTGCCGGCGCGGTGTTACACAGCACCGCAGACCTGGTCAGTTCAGCGCCGGAACTGGCCCGGCTCACCCTGAACATCGCTGCCACACATCATGATTGGCGGGTCGGCGGCCAACGTTTGGTGTACGGCGGGCACACCATCGGCCTGGCACTGGGTCAGGCGAGCCGGCTGCTGCCCAACCTGGTGACGGTCGTGGGCTGGGAATCCTGCGATCACACCGGTCCGGTGCACGAATCCGACACCCTCTACAGCGAGCTGCACGTTGAGTCCGCCGAAACTACGGGCAACGGCGGCCTACTCGGATTGCGATCAGTGGTCTACGCCGTCAGTGACGCTGGCGACGGATCCGACCGGCAGGTACTGGACTGGCGGTTTAGTGCCGTGCACTTCTAGCCGACTGCGGGAAGTGACCACTGCCAGCACAGCATCTGCGGGGGATCCTTGGCGCGGCTACGCTCGGCTAGGTGAGCTGTGCGCAGTCCCCGCCGATTGAGGACTGGGGGAGCAGTGGGCTGGCCTACCTGACGGGTCTGCCCGACGGGCCACCCGACTTCTCCCGCGCGCACCTCCTCCGTCGCGCCGAGCAGATCGCGGCCGATGCGGCGACCTTGCTGACGGGCCGGGCGGCGTTGTTGGGATTGACCCGCGGTGGCCGGATGTCGGCCGGCGGTGCCACCCGCTTGCTAGCGGCGCGAGACGGGTGGTGCGCCATCACGCTGTCTCGCCCCGACGACGTTGCCGCAGTGCCGGCGCTCCTACAGGCCGATGCAGTGCTTGGCGACCCGTGGCCGATGCTACGACGCTGGGTGGCAACATGTTCAGTCATCGAGGTCGTCGAGCGCGCGCAGCTGCTCGACATTCCGGCGGCCGCCCTGGGCGAAGCCGTGGCCGAACCGCCACGGGTGGGTCGCCTCGGTGCGCGATCCCGTCCGCGTGAGCCAGCCGGCCTGCTGATCGCTGATCTGTCGTCGATGTGGGCGGGGCCGCTGTGCGGCTATCTGTTGGCGCGTGCGGGGGCGACCGTCGTCAAGGTCGAGAGCCGGCGTCGCCCCGATGGCACCCGGGCGGGCAACCATGCCTTCTTCGACTGGATCAACGGAGGAAAGCTTTCTTACTGCCTCGATTTCGACCGTCACGGCGACGAATTGCGGGATCTGCTGGCAGTCGCCGACATCGTGATCGAGAGTTCACGGCCGGCGGCCCTGGCACGACGCGGACTCGGACCGGACTGTGTCGCGCCGCGTGCGGGACGAATCTGGTTGCGGATCAACGGATACAGTGTGTGTCCCGACCGACCCGCGTTTGGTGACGATGCGGCCGTCGGCGGCGGACTGGTGGGTGTGGCCCGCGGTGCTGGTCTTGACGGACCGGTGTTCTGCGGTGACGCCATCGCTGATCCGCTGACTGGATTGGAGACGTATCGGGCCGCCTCAGAATCCTTGCTCGGTGGTGGTGGCGAGCTTATCGAGGTGTCCATGGCGGCCGTCGCTGCGACCTACGCGGCGCTTCCGGTAGCCCCATCAGCAGCGCTGTGCCCGGGTTCCCCGCCGTCGGCGCCGCCGGTACCCGCAACGGCAGCCCGCCTTGGCCGGGACAACGACACCGTGCGCCGGTTGATCAGCGAAAGATATTGTTTATCATGCTGATCCGGCGGGCCTCGTTGCTGGATGGCGCACGGGTTGACATCCGCGTGAGCGCTGAGATCGATGAGGTTGGCGATACCCTGACGGCCAAGCGTGGGGAGGATGTGCTCGACGCTGCCGGTGGGACCGTGATGCCCGGTCTTCACGACCACCATGTGCATCTGCGTTCCGCGGCTGCCGTCGTGGATTCGCTCTCGCTTGGGCCTCCTCAGGTCCATACCAAAGATCAACTGATGCAGGTTTTGTCGAGCGCGGCGCCAGGGGCTGACGGATGGATCCGCGGGGTCGGCTATCACGAGTCCGTTGCCGGACCATTGGATCGGGGCGCTCTGGATGCCGCCGTGTCCGGCATTCCGGTGCGTGTCCAGGACCGCAGCGGCGCGTTGTGGATCCTCAATTCGGCCGCGCTAGGCCGAATCGGCATGGCCGAACATCCTGACGGGCGCCTGCGCAGCGCCGATCGTGGCTGGTCTCGTGCGCTGCAACGACGCGAGACCGACCTTTCGCAATTGAGCCGCCGACTCACCGCGGTCGGTGTCACCGGGGTCACCGACGCCACGCCCGACCTCGAAGCCGCCGACATGGTCTCGTTGATCTTGGCCCGGCGTCGCGGCGAGTTTCGGCCGCGGCTACGGTTTCTGGCGCCGGGTAAGAAGATCCTCCACGACGACAGCCTCGACCTGGATTACCTGGCCGGCTGGATCGCTATCCAGCACAACGCCGACCGTCCGGTCGCGGTGCATTGTGTGACCGCGGCACAACTCGTGCTGACGATCGCGGCTTTTCGCATCGCGGGCAGTCATCGGTCCGATCGTATCGAGCACGCCGCGGTGGTCCCCAGCGACTGCTTGGCCGACCTGACCGACCTCGCCGGCCTGGGGCTTACGGTCGTGACACAGCCAAACTTTGTTGCCGAGCGCGGTGATCAGTACCTTGCGCAGGTACCCGTCGCCGAGCACGATCAGTTGTGGCGGCTCGCGTCGCTGGTGAATGCCGATGTGCCCGTTGGACTCTCCACAGACATGCCATTCGGCCGCGGTGACCCGTGGGCGGTGATGCGCGCCGCGGTGCACCGCCGCACACCCTCGGGGGCCACTCTCAATGCCGTCGAATGCGTCTCAGCACGAGCCGCGCTGGGCATGTTCTTAGGGCGGTCTGACCAGCCTGGAAGAGCGCGCACGATACGAGTCGGTGAACCAGGGGACCTATGCGTGCTGACTGAGCCGCCGGCGGCGGCGCTGGCCGAGCTGGACCCAGACTTGGTTTCGGCGACGATCATCGACGGCGAGGTCGCTTATGCGGCACAGTGAGCCGGGCTTCAAGCCACGGGAGTCAACCCGGTAGAGAGGCTTGTGCACTGGCTGTCAAAAAACCTCTGTGACACTGCCGCGTTGGGTGCCACATGGTCGAAACCATGGAAGGCGCCGTCAACGACCTCGATGTGGCACGGCACCCCGGCGGCGGTCAGGCGCTCGGCGTAGGCCAGATTTTCGTCGTGAAACAGGTCGTGGTTACCGACGCCTATCCACGCGGGTGGCAGGCCTCTCAGGTTGTCGCGTCGCGCCGGCACCGCGATCTGGGGATCGGCGTCGCCGAGATAGGCCCTCCAGCCGAACCCATTGGCGCGCGCGTTCCACAGCCGGTAGCGGGGATTGGCGGGCAACCGGGAACTTCGGTCATCGAGCATGGGATACACCAGCAGCTGAAATACCGGCGCGATGTCACCTCGGTCACGCGCGAGCAGGGCCAGCGCGGCAGCGAGGCCGCCGCCGGCGCTGGCGCCGCCGACGGCCACCCGCTCCGGGTCGACGGCGGGCAGCCCAACCAGCCAGGTCAACGCCGAGTGGCAGTCCTCCAGCGGCGCGGGGTACGGGTGTTCGGGTGCTAGCCGGTATTCCACGGAGGCGACGGTGATCCCCAGTTTCTTGCTGAAGCGGCGGCACAGCCAGTCGTCGTGTCGTGCGGTGCCCGTGACATACCCGCCGCCGTGAATCCACAGCAGGGCAGGCGCCGGTTCGCTGGATCCGACGGGCCGATAGACCCGGACACCGACTCCGGAAGTCAGGGTGATGACCTCGACGTCGCGGGGGGTGCGAGAGGTACGCCCCGAAGCTGCGATCCACGCGCGGACCAACGGCAAGGTCCGCCGACCCACCAATTGTCGAGGCACGAAGTGGGCGACGCGGCGCAGGTCTGGATGGGCATC
It includes:
- a CDS encoding alpha/beta hydrolase, with the translated sequence MPGNDAHPDLRRVAHFVPRQLVGRRTLPLVRAWIAASGRTSRTPRDVEVITLTSGVGVRVYRPVGSSEPAPALLWIHGGGYVTGTARHDDWLCRRFSKKLGITVASVEYRLAPEHPYPAPLEDCHSALTWLVGLPAVDPERVAVGGASAGGGLAAALALLARDRGDIAPVFQLLVYPMLDDRSSRLPANPRYRLWNARANGFGWRAYLGDADPQIAVPARRDNLRGLPPAWIGVGNHDLFHDENLAYAERLTAAGVPCHIEVVDGAFHGFDHVAPNAAVSQRFFDSQCTSLSTGLTPVA